Part of the Quercus robur chromosome 5, dhQueRobu3.1, whole genome shotgun sequence genome, GcttaaacaaatcaaaaattatataagaatgtGTTGTTGGTCTGAATCAAAAACATATCCACATAGATTGCAAActtctaataaataaaaataaaaataaaaaaaccaaccaaattAAGTTTTTAACCCTAAAAACATAGCCTGGCAGACTTTgacaaagaaatgaaaagaacaGAAAGATTGGTTTCAGTAGGATTGATTAACTGAAAATTGATGGAGACAACAGACAATGCAAATATAATCTTAGCATCATTCCAAAAAACTTGCAGCATAGGATAAAAACATGGAGTTTAGGATTACATAACTCGACCACTGTTGCAATGCCACCAGTTAAAAGCAAGATTGGCATAGTAAAGCATCTTTATTTCACACATCATCTCCTTATACCCCACTCAAACCCTAAGAAAGGCAAAGAAGAGGGAAAAACACATGAATATGGATTACAAAGAGCtagatttttaatttctagtgaATTTCCAACTAACTACCCTAGATTTCAAACCCCTTTACAACTTTTGATATTTTTCAATAGTCCAAAGTGCTAATCAGCCCAAAGTCTTCACTAAGTTATATATTACCTTAAAATTGGCAAGTATAAATCATGTAGTTTAGAAAGAAAGCTaaaaaaacacaacacaaaCCTTATTACTATCTAAATAcaaattaacccaaaaacacaaattaaccATTAGAAACCCCAAAATTAAAATCACTAATGCCAACTTGACTGCACTGTGAAGTTATTTGTTGCATTTGTTGAAGCATGCAAGCCATTCTTTGCTCCATCTCTTTGAATTGGCTAAGTCTTTCCTTCAATTCGTCAAAAGAGGATAATTTCTCTTGCATCTTAGCCAAGGAAGCCTTCAGTTGTGCAACTTCGTCGTCCCTTGATTGACTTGATTGTATTTGAAGGTCTGTGAGAGCACTCTTGCTACTTTTGCCATTTGGGCTTGGACCAAATCCTACCCCACGAATACGACCTTTGCACTCCTTACCCATCACTTTGGCAAACACATTGTCTAGTGCCCATGCAATACTACCACTTGTGTCAGATGATTGCAATTGGTTCGAAGGTTCAGCCAACAACTCCATTTTATCCTGATATGTgaattcaatgagtaatttttaAATAGCATTTAATGAGCAATCATTTATGAATAGAACAAATAAGAAGTGAAATTATGGCATAGCAGTACCAACAAGATTTGAAACATCTAAGTACCAACAAGAAACACCTAATTGAAGTAGAAGTTCCTCAACAaacagaaaattaaaacaactaTGGAAAGTATTTCAAAACAACTAGCTTCACAACTAGCATTTCAAAGTATTTCAATAAAGCTGTCCTTTTTAACATGGAAACATAAAGCAGTGTTGTATCACATAATTAATAGGTATATCACacaatttaaatatatgttcaCCTGTTCTTTAGTGTCTGTTTGCACGCAACTGAACCATAAATTGCAGAACTATTTAGATCATGATTTTTAGGTCAAACATAAGAGCTGTATATATGATTCATATAGACAATAGTGGGACGTTAACATCTGAGGAACTTAAAGAGGGTTTAAAAAGAGTGGGCTCAGAACTGATGGAATCTGAAATCAAATCTCTTATAGACTGAAATTTTTGGTTATGATTTTgtgattaaaatttttgaggaaaaatggATCTTAACATAAACCTATTCTTTTAGAATCAAGGGATGGAAATTAAGTTTGATTATCACTAGTGGTATTTTCTCGTTTAGCCTTACTTACTAGCAGCTGTGTAGAGAATGACATCAAATAACAAAATCAGATGAACCAAATTCAATGCTATATATTGATAAGTAATGTGATttcattaaaactcaaaaacaatatACCGAAAACATATATGCAAAGGAAACAAagcaacaaaaaagaagaaaaaataaaagcaggCTGAGACTCATCAGCTGATAGCTAAAGGGActacaaaatccaaaaaaatatgcCATAGAAACCAAATGCATTAATATTAATCCACCTTCATAGGTGTACAACCTAAAATCCAACTTCCCTTAAGTCTTTCTAAACTATATGGGAACACACTCATCATCTATATGCCCATCAAATTTGCAACTTTCACTCATATTAATTTAAACCTCCCTCTAACCTATAATATCATTTGAATCAAAATTGGTCTTTCACACTAATGCATTCACCAGATATATGGTCAAAGTGCAAAAGAATCACTTAACAAAGAGCATAGGAATcacttaacaaataaaattcatatgaaTCAAATAATAGAGGCCACTGCCTCcatattattgttttgtttaccTTCATTTCAGTAATATAAGTCTATACATCACCATAAGCTCCCATTTACAAACTCAAAAGCGAGcacataataaaatttaatgtaaTAAAATGGATTACTCATCATTTTTGCTTGCACTACAGGATTAACTGCAGATCCATCTTTATGAGTATGCAGTATTGAATATAATGCTACACGCTCTACAGGACGTCCATCCGCTTTTGCCTGCAATATGAATAGCATATTTATGTAGTGATTCATATTGGTTCCACATAAATTTAAGATAAGtcaaatcatttaaaaattagtCATAATACTTATTACCTTCTTTGCAACGTGCACGACAAGGCTACATGACAAGTATTATGTAAGTTCTCCTATTTAGAAAAACGGTCCCTATTCTTCTCTGACTTTATCTACAAAATTATGGAGTCAGAgaatacaaaaacaaacaaacaaacttacATTTTTGCACACAACCACAAGTGTTTCAAAGCATTTCACATCTTGGTTTAGTGCttatagttattaaaaaaattacacctTATAGTTATTCAAACACTGTGTTCTACTAATTTAACTATTGTATTATAAAGGATTATGTTGTCCTCTTAAGCAATGTAATTCACCATTATAAGGCTTAGCATACGATATACTACACTACAAATGAGCTTCAAGCATTTGATTTAAATTTCTCTTTTGTTATCAATACATCCTAAATAGTTTTCCAGAGTTTAAGAACATGATATTGAATGGTTGAAATTATAACACAGCAAATGGTCAGGAGCTAGACATTAGTAAAGTGAAAATTAAACTTTTTGTGGTTCTCTAATAAAGCAAACTGCCTGACTTATCAGCTGCCTAA contains:
- the LOC126728081 gene encoding uncharacterized protein LOC126728081 — encoded protein: MELLAEPSNQLQSSDTSGSIAWALDNVFAKVMGKECKGRIRGVGFGPSPNGKSSKSALTDLQIQSSQSRDDEVAQLKASLAKMQEKLSSFDELKERLSQFKEMEQRMACMLQQMQQITSQCSQVGISDFNFGVSNG